Proteins found in one Colletes latitarsis isolate SP2378_abdomen chromosome 8, iyColLati1, whole genome shotgun sequence genomic segment:
- the LOC143344538 gene encoding uncharacterized protein LOC143344538: protein MHAGCTVQLRREVRLKKAVINVCSTDNTCFAWSVVAALYPAESHVSLVSSYPHYTTVLNIQDIEFPMTLNQIKKFEHINNISINVYTIENKKVLPIRVTDKKMERHVNLLYLEGANDVGHFTWIKNLSRLVCTQLSKHNGRKYFCDRCLHYFSSNEKLEAHTMDCEKMNDCAIILPNDDGSRWLSFSNYNRKERVPFIVYADLECILEKTDTDREASRYMYQHHQVFSVGYYVRCSYDDSLSTFQCRRDPDCVSWFVRQLQDLSNRVKSILSINVPMENLSAEQLRNFNTATHCHICETPFTRDDIYIWDHLLCVVVKEMLQDDSDLLYND from the exons aTGCATGCAGGATGTACCGTACAATTACGGCGAGAGGTACGgctaaagaaagcagtaatcaatgtatgctcgacggacaatacatgttttgcgtggtcggtggtggctgctctgtatccagccgaaagtcacgtatctctcgtatcgtcatatcctcattatacaacagtgttgaatatccaggatattgaatttccaatgacattgaaccaaattaaaaagtttgaacatatcaacaacatctcaatcaatgtctataccattgagaataagaaggtgttaccaatacgagtcaccgataagaagatggaaagacatgtcaatttgttgtatttagaaggagcaaacgacgtgggacatttcacatggattaagaacttatctcgcctcgtatgcacacaattgagtaaacataatggcaggaaatacttttgtgatag atgcctacactactttagttcgaatgagaagctggaagctcacaccatggattgtgagaagatgaaTGATTGCGCAATCATATTGCCAAATGATGATGGCAGTAGGTGGCTCAGCTTCAGCAACTACAACAGGAAAGAGCGTGTTCCGTTTATCGTGTATGCCGATCTGGAATGCATCCTGGAGAAAacggatactgatcgagaagcgtcaagatacaTGTACCAGCATCATCAAGTATTTAGCGTGGGATATTATGTGCGGTGCTcgtacgacgactcgttatctacgtttcaatgtcgtcgcgatcccgattgcgtatcatggtttgtgagacaacttcaagatttgtcCAATCGTGTAAAGTCCATTTTATCGATcaatgtacccatggaaaatttatcagctgaacaattacgaaattttaatacggcaacacactgccatatatgcgaaacaccgtttacgcgagatgatat